From the Leishmania mexicana MHOM/GT/2001/U1103 complete genome, chromosome 14 genome, the window cgtgCAGGCCGCGACGAACCGATGGCGTTCTGCAGCAGAGCCGCGCTCGGCGACTGTAGCGTTGGCACAAATATGGCGACGAAGGACGCACGAAAGAGGCTGATCCACTCCACATAGCGCGACTTGATTTCGTTCAGCTTGCACACGAgccgcgcgccgctcgcGATGTCCTCGAAGGTGATGTCGAAGTTCACGgtgccgcgtgtgtctgGCAGGTACACGGCGATCGCGCGGAACGCCttgccgtgctgccgcgTTAGCGTGGCAAGCCGGAGATTCAGCGGACTTTCAAAGTCGAGAAGGTTGCCAATGCACGGCAGTGCGGATGTGTGGGCTGGAGCGCTGCTAGCAGCCGCGGTGTCGGCCGGGGGTGGTACTCCCTCGCCGTCCACCGCCCTGTAGTCTGTCTCCTCGCGTACCTCGGCTGCGCGGCCTACCTGTTCCGCTTCGCCCAAGTTTGCACCTGCCGCGGCATCGTCCTCGATATCGCCGTCGTCCATCGACGCTCCATCGTGATGGTCGCTGCCACCGTACCCACTTGCTTCCGCGTCGACCAAGCCGGTAGAATCGCCGCAGAAGTCCTCATCGCCCTGCGCCACAGAGCTCTCCTTGCCGCGGGCGTCGCTTTCACCGGGCTCGTCAAGGGTGTTGCTGTCGTACTGGTGGGAGGGATCCGCTGTCGCATGAGCCACGGGTGGAGGTAGCGGCggctccaccgctgccgcggctgcagctgcggcggaggtcgaggaggcgcgaggGGCCCGTACACGCTTCTTTTTAGGACCACGGACAGGAGCAACCGGCAGGGCACACGCGACggcttcggcggcggtgtcagAGTCGGTGGTTTGCTGGCGCACATGTCGCGCTTTGGTGATGCACCGGCGCTTGGGCacagcactgctgctgccagaATTGCTGCCAGGGGACACGGCCGTCACCAAGGTGACGGCTGAGGTGTGGAAGAACTGTGCAGGGGTGTGCAGTGCCCACAGTGTGAGGCTACCGTGGTGAGGAGCCACCGCTGGTCCAGCCCGCTGAGACGTCCTACACAGCCCGACCTGGGCGTCGTAGACGTTCGCGGGATGACTGCAGGAGAGGTGGGCCGTTCTGGCAGTagccagcgctgccgcacgtcGGGCGCCAACTGCATGATACATGACGATGGCTTTACTCTCGCGAgatgcggcgcgcgtgctgtgCAGTATGCAGtttcccccacccctctgtatgtatgtatgtgtgtgtatcggTTCGCTACACAACAGGACCCGCGCCCCACTCCACCAGAACAACAAAACGCCCTCAAATCACGCGCGCTCAGATACGGCTGAGCGGAGGCGGCAAGAACCGCGGAAAAAGATGAGGTGGGTGAGCAGAAAGGATATCTATGCCACAAGAACGCAATCAACGTGCGCCCGTGCGcctcgtccctccccctcctgccTGTGTGACAACGAAGCACCGCAACACGGGTgggacgtgtgtgtgtgtgtgtgtgtggagagagagactctGGAaacaagggagagggagagggcgacgGCGCTAAGTATGCAaccacgtacacacacgtgcgctcGCTTGTCTGTCGTCTGTACGTGCCTGTGCTGCGCACGCTCGGTGTTTGCCTGTCTGTATATACCGTTGTAGTCTAACAGTTGTTTGCTCACCAGATGTGCATGTGGCTGTGCGTTTCGGTGAGGACTACTCGGAATAATCGATGATGcgtcctctcctctgtgcgtatgcgtgcgtgtgtgtacggcGGTGTGCGCACCGCACGCGAGCAGTATCCCCGTCTGTCGGGGCGTGTGCACATGCGTACCGTTGTTGTTTTGTATGGGGCGGAAGAGAcggtagggggagggggtgggaggcaGCAGCAATGGTGGAGATACATGTGGAGGACACGCAACAGGAAACAAGAAGGGAGAGCAACGATTCACAGGTagcgggagaaggaggcgtgtgtgtgtgtgtgtgtgtacgtgcgggtgtggagggagagggggggaaggggctgCTGGCGCCTTCTGCGGAAGGAGTCCGCCTGCGCGCAGGACTGCCtcgcacacagacacacaaggAGAGGCGCCAACACAGTCCTTCACCAAGGCTGCAGAAGCAGCGAGATACCAATAGGGTCcctctcaccctctcctTGCCGCTGTTCCTACTCTCTTGCCGCATCGCTACTTCTGTCTTCACCTctccaccactgccaccgcaaCAATGGGTCcaaagcgcgcgcgcgacacGCGTGGCAAGCTTGTCGAGGTGATACATCGCGCTCCTGCACGGTTACATCTGTAGTTGAAGACTTGATACGTGGGTGTCGCAACACCGTCGTGTGCAGTCGCTACTAAAGAACGAAGAAAAAATGGAACGAGaacccccctctctccccctcagACTAAGACGCATCAAGATGCACGCAGAACACTCAACCGCCACACgggctgctcctcctccatgtgGAGCGACGAcctggcgtgtgcgtggtggtggtatgTCAGCGAGAACAGAcgatggagagaggggagggggtggatggtggtggtggggatcGAGTAACGAGAGTCCTCTTCTCCCACGCAGCCGCGCGACAAAACCCGCACCGCAAGCATCAACGCCACACCTTTCCGCTTCCACGCCGCAGCAACCACCACTACTATCTGCAGCCCACCGCGCTGTCGCGAGCGAACACACGCCGTCGAGATCCGTTGCGCGCTTCTTGCAGCGACGTCCTCCTTTACGCATCCCCGCGAtagccacagcagcagcgcgcgcacacacgcgcactacACCATTGTCATACAGATACACGGGCCTCCCCCTCATCCCTTtccacgcgcacgcacgcacacacacacacacacacacacacacactcagaGAGAAGGCGGTCATCACGGATGCACCACTGCACAGTGCCCTCTCTACCCCAGCTGGCGTATCTGGGTATGCACaccccgacacacacacacacagaaaaaaacgcGTAGCCCATTCAGCGAGCgactccaccacctccacctcctctcgggctgtgcgcacacatgcgcacagcGGTGGGAGAGGCACAGGAAAGACGAGGACGGCCCCACGCAAAGCAAGGGAGATTCAatgcggaggcggaggcggaggcggaggcggagggcaaAAGTGAAAGTGAACATGATCAACGAAGAGGACggaaaagggaaaggaaaaggaaaaaaaaacgactGCTTAGTAACTTTCTTTTTTtagggcggtggcggtggtggcggcaaaaacgtgcacacgtacgcacatGTCCCGAGGCACAtacgtgagagagaggggaggggagggggagaaggaagagtcgccgctgcccgaGGAACGCGAAGTAGCGActtggggggtgggggtggggggaggcggcaAAGAACTTTGTCCTCTGAGCTCCACGCAGCGCCTGCCCCGAGGGGGTAGAGAACACCACCACaagacgcacacgtgtgctcGCATGCGCCTTTGTCCAACAACGCTTTATTGAATGCTCTTCTCGAGGTCCTTCAGCACGCGGCGAGCGTCGCTGCTCTCAATCTtgccgcgcgcacgcgcaatCAGATGGCGCACGTCGCTGCGGACTTGCTGCGCCTTTGCCGTCTTCTTGGCGATCACGTCGTCGTGCTCCGATAACACGTCGAAGAGGAACGACGCGACCTTCTCGAGCTCGTCTGCCGTCTCCGTCGCCTCCTGCTCGCACATCTGCGTGATCAGCTTCACCCACGTCGCTTCCGTCGTCTCCGCGTCAGACACCACTCTCGCCACATCATCCTCCGAGAGGCggtccagcagctgcacgcagcagcgagcatTCTGCGCCATCACGATATAGGAAAGGCCCTGCGAAATGCGGCCATCCTTGATGTACTTCTCCGCCGTCTCGATCACCGTCTGTGGggacggcgtcgctgctgcgccagccgcaGTACCGTTGTTACCGATAGCCTCACCGCTACGGATCGCGGCACGGAGCTTCGCAAGCTCTGCCCGCATGGCTTCCACCTCCTGCAGAGCACCGGAGTTCACGATCTGCGTCAAGGCTGTCTGCAGCTTGcggttctcctcctccaaggCGCTCATGCTTGCGTTCATACGCGCCAGCGACTCGCTCAGCTCCCGTTCAACGTACGCGTCGATCCACTTGGCGGCGTTCTCGCCGAGCGTCCGCGGTGTCTCCTGCAACGCCTCATCGAGGCGTcgacgcagcacctccttctGGTTGACACGAATGCTCGAGTTGAAGGCGGCGTTCACCGCGGCATCCAGCTCGGTGCGAAGAGTatcacgcacgccgcgcgtCACCCCAGTGGCAATCTCGCTCGCAACCGgcgccagcagcttcgccagcgcGTAGCTGTTGAAGGCTTCGGAGTGGCGACTGttcgtcgctgcggcggcaggcgcggcaggggcggcggctgccgcagacGCGCTCACggtctgctgcagctccgtcatCTGCGCCTCGAGGGCCAGTGAGATGAGCTGCTGGTGATCGCGCGTGAGCTGGTCGGGGGTGAGCAATAGGATCTGCGTGACGTTCTTCACCACATTCAGCAGGCCATCGATGGCGCGGCGCAAGGCCTCGTCGCCCTGATACACGGCGCTCGCCACAAGCCCGTCAAGGGACTGTGGCAGGGTGGCGTTTTGGAGAGCGCTGCGGGCGCTGTTGTAAGCGGACGTGGCAGTTATCGGGTTCGCGTTCgtcgctgccgacgccgttCCTTTGGCTGACGGGGACGCAGAGCCGGCAGGGGTTgaagacgacgccgacgccggaacaggcgccgccgcgtagCTGCTCGGGGCCGGGCGAAACGGGATCCCGGTGCTGATGATGGAGGGGTCGACGAAGGGCGTGGAGttgctgcgcggcgcgggagcagccacagctgccgtcgcctccttcgccggTGCGGAGGTCGGGGACGACGCGCTTGGCGCGGTGGTGTTCGTGGCGAGCTGGTAAAGGTCCAGCTCCTTGACGGCGTCGACCAGCACCGTGGCGAAGCGGGTCGACTCGTGGTAGCACACGCTCGTCGGCCGCACCGCGCCGCCCATGTCGTACACTGTGGTGTCgaagtcgtcgtcgccgcgcacctgcacacgcgccagcTTGCCATCGTCGTTGAAGATGGCCATGGCGTTGCGAGACGTGAGCATCGTCACAATACCGCCGAAGGTAaaggtgcgcagcagcgccggctcTGCGACGCCGGTAAGcttccacacgcacacctttGTCTTGGAGCTGAGTGCAAGCAGGGCGCTGCTGGAGtccgccaccggcgctgcggcgttatcacccaccgccgctgcgttgCTGCCGACGAAGCTGAGCTGCACAATCTCATCCCCTTCGCACCCGCTCCATGCTGGCGTCGTCGTGTTGCGCAGCGTGCACGCCATGACCTTCGTCGCCTCCGACGTGAAGGCGAGCCAGCTGCCACTGAAGGTGGTGCACATACTCCTGAGCGAAGTCTCCTGCGGCAGCTGACGCAACTCGCGGCTCGCTGCGCTCAGCTTTGCCTCCAGCATGCTCGTCGAGTACTCTGAGATGAGCTTCGAGCtctccagcaccgcggcCGTCTTGCCATACAGCACGAGGAGGTCAGGCATGTTGTTCGCGGGGTTGATGAAGAAGTGGAACGTGTTGATGACAACCTTGTCGATGAGCTTGAAGTACGGCTTCACCGTCAGACGCCCctccgtggcggcggccttgTCACCAGCTCCGTgaccagcgcctcctcgctcgaAAACCGCTACCCACACGTAGAAGTCACTGGAAGACGCGGAGGCAGCCACATTGCTGTGAAAGTTCACGAAGCGCAGGTCGTGCACCGGGCTCTCGTGTAGCCGAAAGGCACCGCGCTCGTTGTTGGCGCGGCAGATGAGCCGAATCGCACGACGGTTCTTGAGTGTGTACGCAATAAACGCCTCCGACTCGCCCAGGACACGTGGAATGTCAGCCTCCTCCTTGAAGATGGCCACCATAGTCTTCAGTACACTCTTCCCGGTGGCAACCGGGGCAGTGGTCAAGTTCGACACAGACGCCATGTTTGGTGGTGGTtagggcggtggtggtggtggtggggtggcgtTGTCGgccagcgcgcgcgcctgttGCTGTGTTTCGCCGTGAAATAACAGAGCGGAGTCCCTCGCTGACGATGAGCAGCGGACCGCTAGgcacggcgagagagagaggagatgAGATGAGAGAAATGCTAGATGAAGAAAGAACGCCCCGGTGCCGATGgccgggtggcggcggtgcggatGGCAGACGGGCGCGTGTGAGAGAAGCGGACTCGCCGAAAGCGGGCAATTCAATAATCACCGTAAAGGAGAAGAAGAAAGAACGCAAAGTCGGGGCGCGGAggtagggagggaggtgaggagggagggaagggggaggggcgcaggcgcagccaGAAGAATCAAattacacgcacacacacacgcacgcacacacgtgaaaaaagggaaaaaagacCAAAGGAGCTGAACGACCGGTGTACCGGGGCTGGTTGATGCGCACGTTGTCCCGCGCGTCCTCGTGGCACGAGTAGTATTAGAGCACAGATGatagcacacacacacacatacatgcatacatacacacatgcgttcgtgtgtgtatatgtgtgtgcagggAAAATGAGGAGAGAATCACGCCGGGGAGGATAAGAATCAAGTCGAGTGCGCAGCGATGTGGATGCCAGGATGCACCGGACGTTGTTGAAGCACCAGAAAGAGAAAcaggagcgagggagggagtgagaCAAGTTGTATGAAGGAGAAGGATGAGTTAGTGTCTCTGCAGCACCCTTCGCCGAGCAGCAGGGAGGGCACATGCTCCTGTGGCGGGGGCGAGAGGGCCTCCGTCGCTTCACGGGCAAACCTCCCTTTCCAGCCCAAGCCTTGATGTTGTTCCCCATAGAAGTAGAGGCGGCCCTGTACACAGCGCGGTGCGGCTATCCGCCCGACAATCACCCCGGCGTAAGAAGGTGGGATGTAGAGATGCAGGCGGGtaggtgggggtgggagggggagggggactgTGGCGCGGCTACGCCTGTGGCGACACGGACGCAGAGAAAGGGACGAGCGAGCTCTCGTCCCCTCGCGCGCCATTCGTGGGCATTACCGCCAACCCTCAGCTGCGCATCCGCGGCATTCTTCTCCCGTTTCTGTATTGACGTTTCGTTTTCGCTTACTCCAGTTGCAGCAGTGGAACACACGCATgtcacacgtacacgcatgcgcgtagtcaagacagagagaaggagagtgaggaggaggaggggaaaacAACGTTAAACTGGAaatccacgcacacacacacgcacgcattaTACCGGACGAGCCTACAGCGTCCACGTATTCAGAAACGCCCCtacgcacagagagaaagggaggggaggagggggaggggagggtacAGAGCGCAGGGTGAGCAACTgctacacacgcacacaaaatAGTCGACGAATACATTCGAATTGGGCGGCTCTTAGGAAGGAAAGATAAAACACCGCGGCCACACTCTCAGACACACGCGGTTGCAGCGtgcaggggggaggaggaggaggaggggaacaCAGACCCAAGGCACATACGAAGGAAAGGCGAGAGGCTGAGGGTGAAGTCACCGTGATTAGAAAGGTAGTCGCCTCATCAAGTAATTTAGttagacacacacagacagacaggcaggAACAACATTTCGTTTCAACATGTGCATGACTcccgcaaaaaaaaaggttaCACGCGCGAGATGACACTCCATCCCGCCCGCCCACCCCTGCCCGCCACAGGCCCCAATCGCGTgttgcgaagcagcgctggacACGCATTACAGCAAAATGCTGATCTGGTCATCTTGGGACGGCCCCTTCCCCCAGcgtcacccacccacccccagcCCCTCGTCATGCCGGGCGCCGTGTGCTGCATCCCTCTCGGGGTGAGACCGAGACCCCCGGCACCAGTAGGCAGCGATGGCCGCGTGGGGTGCGCTGGAGTCACGCTGACGTTTtgcccatcacatggatggcacaagcgtgtgcacggTCACATGTCGCTCcaacgcggcgccgccccacGGCCCGACCGCCGACCTCAGTGGCGGTAAATCGCACTgagcccccctctcctcacccTTACGTCATGGGTCCCCAACACGGTCAGCACCAGAAGTGTCGCGGTGGCTGGCATGGCGAAggggctgctcggcttcCGCCCCACAACGAGTGCGGGGCAGTCGAGCCCCGAGATACCACGCATGGAGAGGTGTTTCCCTCCCGCCCCGGCATCCGGGCGCCATGACAACAGTTAAAACAttgcccccgcccctcccccaaagtgaggagagggtgaggggtgagggtgggCAACAGCGGTGATGCGACGGCAGTAGagcaaaaggaaagggagaacagtgaaagagggggagggagcacCACCATCACGCTCCTGTCTCCTTGCCCTCTTACTCCACCGCGGCTCTGCTGGTCTTGCCACCGGCAGTTCATGTCCacaaaggagggagggaaggggggagcgcggcgctgtgtgggtgtgggcgGTGAACGCAGGTAAGAAAAGGCGAGGGAGCCGCTCGGGGAGCTCCTGTGTAGACGCGTCCCGCACAAAAGAAAATAAAAAATAAAAATATTAAGTTTTCACTGCAGACGTAGCGCGACAGTACCCGGCAATATCAAGTTAGACCGTTGTGAGGGCCTCAGCTGCGtccgcggcgcgtgcgtgagcgGCGGCTCCGTGGCTTAGTAGGTCGAGTGCAGGACCTTCAAATATCCTGGCGGCATCCGcggtggagggggcggcATCTGATGCTGCATGGGCATGTGCGCAACGACTGATGAGCGAACCCTGTTTGCAGTCATGGGGTGACCACTGCCCATTGCAGCACTGTCATGCACGTTGCATACCCCCGGTATGGAGTTCATCATCATCGGCTGCGGCACTGTGGTTGACCAGCGGTAGGGATAGTCCTGTGGGACTCCGCCAGAGCCTGTGTGCGGGATGGTGAGACGTCCCGGCGACATGGAGGCCGGCGGCATCTGCGGCCACGCAGCGGGCGGCTGGTGACGCGTGTGAGCCGCGTGCGGGAAGAGGTAGCAGAACCACCACGTCTGGAGGTCGCGCGCCC encodes:
- a CDS encoding putative immunodominant antigen — its product is MASVSNLTTAPVATGKSVLKTMVAIFKEEADIPRVLGESEAFIAYTLKNRRAIRLICRANNERGAFRLHESPVHDLRFVNFHSNVAASASSSDFYVWVAVFERGGAGHGAGDKAAATEGRLTVKPYFKLIDKVVINTFHFFINPANNMPDLLVLYGKTAAVLESSKLISEYSTSMLEAKLSAASRELRQLPQETSLRSMCTTFSGSWLAFTSEATKVMACTLRNTTTPAWSGCEGDEIVQLSFVGSNAAAVGDNAAAPVADSSSALLALSSKTKVCVWKLTGVAEPALLRTFTFGGIVTMLTSRNAMAIFNDDGKLARVQVRGDDDFDTTVYDMGGAVRPTSVCYHESTRFATVLVDAVKELDLYQLATNTTAPSASSPTSAPAKEATAAVAAPAPRSNSTPFVDPSIISTGIPFRPAPSSYAAAPVPASASSSTPAGSASPSAKGTASAATNANPITATSAYNSARSALQNATLPQSLDGLVASAVYQGDEALRRAIDGLLNVVKNVTQILLLTPDQLTRDHQQLISLALEAQMTELQQTVSASAAAAAPAAPAAAATNSRHSEAFNSYALAKLLAPVASEIATGVTRGVRDTLRTELDAAVNAAFNSSIRVNQKEVLRRRLDEALQETPRTLGENAAKWIDAYVERELSESLARMNASMSALEEENRKLQTALTQIVNSGALQEVEAMRAELAKLRAAIRSGEAIGNNGTAAGAAATPSPQTVIETAEKYIKDGRISQGLSYIVMAQNARCCVQLLDRLSEDDVARVVSDAETTEATWVKLITQMCEQEATETADELEKVASFLFDVLSEHDDVIAKKTAKAQQVRSDVRHLIARARGKIESSDARRVLKDLEKSIQ